The Acidobacteriota bacterium genome includes a window with the following:
- a CDS encoding serine hydrolase — translation MTLMTACSSSEAVRVDWSAGDFQTVLETSLRQLRSDTGLTGVAAAVMTAGRFRGVAVDGERRRGSGIPVTVNDRWHAGSIAKSMTATLIAVMEHEGKLSIDMALPELMPEIEMAGGWRPCTLKHLLTHTAGAPANFPMKVLKVWPGTAEELVAARRQFIAEILAEEPESPCGERYSYSNVGYTIVGHIAETIAGKPYESLMRQKVFLPLELNSAGFGPPKGDEPNQEPLGHMKLLWLRYALDPFEWPADNTPVMAPAGGVHLSIRDLACYGSIHLEGANGTATSILPQENWERLHTPFLEDYAHGWVRYQREWAGGPLIWHNGSNTLWYALLMLLPARNTVLAFATNDGAIEEAEKAFVGLARQLSEGTPAS, via the coding sequence ATGACTTTGATGACCGCATGCTCCAGTTCGGAGGCAGTCAGGGTCGACTGGTCCGCCGGAGATTTCCAAACCGTTCTGGAGACCAGCTTGCGGCAGCTTCGTTCGGACACGGGTCTCACCGGCGTCGCAGCCGCCGTGATGACCGCTGGCCGGTTCAGGGGAGTGGCCGTCGACGGTGAACGCCGTCGAGGCTCGGGAATTCCGGTGACCGTAAACGACCGCTGGCACGCCGGCTCGATAGCCAAGTCGATGACGGCGACATTGATCGCGGTAATGGAACACGAAGGCAAGCTGTCCATCGACATGGCTCTGCCCGAATTGATGCCCGAAATCGAAATGGCCGGCGGCTGGCGTCCCTGCACGCTGAAGCACCTGTTGACCCACACCGCCGGCGCGCCCGCCAACTTTCCGATGAAGGTTCTGAAGGTGTGGCCCGGCACCGCGGAAGAACTCGTCGCCGCGAGACGCCAATTCATCGCCGAGATTCTGGCCGAGGAACCGGAATCCCCCTGCGGAGAGCGCTACTCCTATTCCAATGTCGGTTACACCATCGTCGGCCATATCGCGGAGACCATCGCCGGTAAGCCTTACGAATCCCTGATGAGGCAGAAGGTGTTCCTCCCCCTGGAACTGAACAGCGCGGGATTCGGCCCGCCGAAGGGGGACGAGCCGAACCAGGAACCGCTCGGACATATGAAGTTGCTGTGGTTGCGGTACGCCCTCGATCCCTTCGAATGGCCCGCCGACAATACACCCGTTATGGCGCCGGCCGGAGGGGTGCATCTGAGCATCCGGGATTTGGCGTGTTACGGCTCCATCCACCTCGAGGGAGCAAACGGGACTGCAACCTCCATCCTTCCTCAGGAGAACTGGGAACGCCTGCATACGCCTTTTCTCGAGGACTACGCACACGGTTGGGTCCGATACCAGCGGGAATGGGCGGGAGGACCGTTGATCTGGCACAACGGCAGCAACACGCTCTGGTACGCCTTGCTGATGCTGCTGCCCGCCAGGAACACGGTTCTGGCGTTTGCGACCAACGATGGCGCGATCGAGGAAGCGGAGAAAGCATTTGTCGGATTGGCCCGGCAGCTGAGCGAGGGGACGCCGGCATCGTAA
- a CDS encoding DUF1501 domain-containing protein, translated as MVMSTLTPGRTPRFQPRFSRREMLRQTSTGFGMLALSALMADPAYAGLVPAQPENPLAPKPGHHKPRVRNVIFCYLSGGLSHVDSFDPKPRLDKEAGEPMPFKTERTMFNMDGNIMPSPWKFKRYGSSGIPVSDLFPHIGSVADELTVIRSMTAKFMAHAQANFYFHSGTPFAGFPSMGAWISYGLGSENRNLPGFVVLGSGGIPLGGISIFGNGFLSAVHQGSFIFPERQDPLGNIRPRESGPLQRRKLSFINDLDREFLAGTTGHSQVEAAIRNYETAYRMQSSVPELVDLGGETPATRKLYGIDSANPAKAAYARQCLVARRLVERGVRFVELTMVRGDGQGGMSNPWDQHAKLVHGHGSNALAVDQPIAALVKDLKARGLLDETLVIFSGEFGRTPFVQGKDGRDHNPFGFSLWLAGGGLKKGFIYGATDEYGYRVVENRQTIHDLHATILHLMGFDHEALSYRFGGRDFRLTDVHGHVIQGILA; from the coding sequence ATGGTGATGTCGACGCTGACGCCCGGCCGGACACCCCGATTCCAACCCCGTTTCTCCCGCCGCGAGATGCTGCGCCAGACCTCCACGGGATTCGGGATGCTGGCCCTCTCGGCCCTCATGGCCGATCCGGCTTACGCGGGCCTGGTCCCCGCCCAACCCGAGAATCCGCTGGCCCCCAAACCAGGTCACCACAAACCCCGGGTTCGGAACGTCATCTTCTGCTACCTGTCAGGAGGGCTTTCCCACGTCGACTCCTTCGATCCCAAGCCCCGCCTGGACAAGGAAGCCGGCGAGCCGATGCCGTTCAAGACCGAACGGACCATGTTCAACATGGACGGCAACATCATGCCCAGCCCCTGGAAGTTCAAACGCTACGGGAGCAGCGGGATCCCCGTCAGCGACCTCTTTCCACACATCGGCAGCGTGGCCGACGAGTTGACGGTGATCCGTTCCATGACCGCCAAGTTCATGGCCCACGCCCAGGCCAATTTCTACTTCCACTCCGGGACGCCCTTTGCCGGATTCCCCAGCATGGGCGCCTGGATCAGCTACGGCCTGGGCAGCGAGAACCGGAACCTGCCCGGATTCGTGGTGCTGGGCAGCGGCGGCATCCCCCTCGGTGGAATCAGCATTTTCGGCAACGGTTTCCTGTCGGCCGTCCACCAGGGTTCGTTCATCTTTCCCGAACGCCAGGATCCTCTCGGCAACATCCGTCCCCGGGAATCCGGCCCCCTCCAGCGGCGAAAGCTCTCCTTCATCAACGACCTGGACCGGGAATTCCTGGCGGGTACCACCGGACACTCCCAAGTCGAAGCCGCCATCCGCAACTACGAGACCGCTTACCGGATGCAGAGCTCGGTGCCCGAGCTGGTGGACCTGGGCGGAGAGACTCCCGCCACCCGTAAGCTGTATGGCATCGATTCCGCGAATCCGGCCAAAGCAGCCTACGCCCGCCAGTGCCTGGTGGCCCGGCGGCTGGTGGAACGCGGCGTGCGTTTCGTGGAGCTCACCATGGTCCGGGGCGACGGTCAGGGGGGCATGAGCAACCCGTGGGACCAGCACGCCAAGCTGGTTCACGGGCACGGCTCCAACGCCCTGGCAGTGGACCAGCCGATAGCGGCGTTGGTCAAGGACCTCAAGGCCAGGGGCCTGCTGGACGAGACCCTCGTCATTTTCTCGGGCGAGTTCGGCCGGACGCCCTTCGTCCAGGGCAAGGACGGGCGGGACCACAACCCCTTCGGATTCAGCCTGTGGCTGGCCGGCGGCGGCCTCAAGAAGGGTTTCATCTACGGCGCCACCGACGAGTACGGCTACCGGGTGGTGGAGAACCGGCAGACCATCCACGATCTCCACGCCACCATCCTCCACCTCATGGGTTTCGATCACGAGGCGCTCAGCTACCGCTTCGGAGGCCGGGACTTCCGTCTCACCGACGTCCACGGCCACGTGATCCAGGGTATTTTGGCCTGA
- a CDS encoding PSD1 and planctomycete cytochrome C domain-containing protein has translation MGTTLLLCLTAALASPSDPASLEFFEKEIRPLLANHCYECHSADTATPFAGLRLDRRDDLIKGGVSGPAIVAGRPDESPLIHRVQGRPALMPPTGALSDAQIQSLIEWVRMGAPWTDPATASADSGEGFHLEARKRSHWAWQPVRSVSPPAVTDSNWPLHAMDRFILARLEQESLEPAPAADRYTLIRRLSYDLRGLPPLPGEVRAFVADPSPRAYEELVDDYLDSPHFGEHWARHWMDLVRYSESHGSEGDPDTPYAWRYRDYLIRALNADIPYDQLIREHLAGDLLPSPRMNPALGINESLLGTAHLRMVEHGFQPVDPLEDRIKWTDNQVDVLSKAFQGLTISCARCHDHKFDAISQEDYYAIYGVLYGARPTQRAIDDPERLDRGRSELTGLKEEIRQELAGAWIREASALSSKLLETPREAFADPPDSPCKPGSPPGSPDDPAAPETAAAPVETDETKGAGTAESAAGQALHKALEEARCEPGSPLASWVRLAGKEGAGFRQEWAALREEWDTRIRSGETFNREHFQVRWDLSGPDYGEWIGHGAGLPAEPSRPGEFSVAADGKRVLNGIYPGGVYTHLVSDKHNGVIQSPRFTIDTNFISLSVLGSDYSFAQLIVENYAVPRGLIFHMRHVPKTDRMEWVQWDVAYWKGFTAYIELATRDDVTKIYFDSKKFKTQPEERTDGRSAIGASRILFHETKETPRETRPPLLYLLRGTAPRSPEDLARRTGRRLVEAIEAWRDGGASELQAAYLDAFVRADLLPRSRERLPSVDALLTQYREFEAQVPVPRRAPSVLEEAAPDHPFLVRGDQDARGAPVPRRYLAALESVPYADPGRVRLGLARDLASRDNPLTARVMVNRIWRYLFGYGIVRTTDNFGKLGDPPTHPELLDHLAARFVEEGYSIKSMVRRLATSRTYRMSSGASAHSLREDPANRLHQHANLRRLDAGEIRDAMLRVSGSLDPKPYGPSIPVYHEIGKLKSKGFVPPGPLDGAGRRSIYQEIRRNAYNPFLEAFGLPKPASTLGTRDQTNVPAQSLTLLNSPFAWHQAEAWGKHLAAGEGNTATSRIHHMFFKALGREPSALEAARAEEYLSSLIAERKTRKHLILTDQRIWTDLAHALFNLKNFIYVQ, from the coding sequence ATGGGTACCACGCTCTTGCTCTGCCTGACTGCTGCTCTGGCCTCCCCTTCTGATCCCGCCTCGCTGGAATTCTTCGAAAAAGAGATCCGTCCCCTGTTGGCCAACCACTGCTACGAATGCCACAGTGCCGATACTGCGACACCTTTCGCCGGTCTGCGGCTCGACCGGCGCGACGACCTGATCAAGGGGGGCGTTTCGGGACCGGCCATCGTTGCAGGCAGACCGGACGAGAGCCCCTTGATCCACCGGGTCCAGGGCCGGCCGGCCCTGATGCCTCCCACCGGAGCGCTTTCGGATGCACAGATCCAGTCGCTCATCGAATGGGTCAGGATGGGAGCCCCCTGGACCGATCCCGCGACGGCCTCGGCGGATTCGGGTGAAGGATTCCACCTGGAAGCCCGAAAACGCAGCCACTGGGCCTGGCAGCCGGTTCGCTCCGTCTCCCCGCCGGCGGTGACCGACTCGAATTGGCCGTTGCACGCCATGGACCGGTTCATCCTGGCCAGACTGGAGCAGGAAAGTCTGGAACCGGCGCCGGCCGCGGACCGGTACACTCTGATCCGGCGCCTTTCCTACGATCTGAGGGGACTCCCACCCCTCCCCGGAGAGGTCCGCGCCTTCGTCGCCGATCCCTCTCCACGAGCCTACGAGGAATTGGTGGACGACTACCTGGACTCACCTCACTTCGGGGAACACTGGGCCCGCCACTGGATGGACCTGGTCCGCTACAGCGAGTCCCACGGCAGCGAAGGCGACCCGGACACACCCTACGCCTGGCGTTACCGCGACTACCTGATACGGGCCCTGAACGCCGACATCCCCTACGACCAGTTGATTCGGGAACATCTGGCAGGAGACCTGCTTCCCTCCCCCAGGATGAACCCGGCCCTGGGCATCAACGAATCCCTCCTGGGCACGGCTCACCTCCGCATGGTGGAGCACGGGTTCCAGCCGGTGGACCCGCTGGAAGACCGAATCAAGTGGACGGACAACCAGGTCGACGTCCTTTCCAAGGCGTTTCAGGGCCTCACCATCTCGTGCGCGCGCTGCCACGACCACAAGTTCGACGCCATCAGCCAGGAGGACTATTACGCCATTTACGGCGTGCTCTACGGAGCCCGGCCGACCCAGCGGGCCATTGACGACCCGGAGCGTCTCGATCGGGGCCGCAGCGAGCTGACCGGCCTGAAGGAAGAGATCCGCCAGGAGCTGGCCGGCGCCTGGATCCGGGAGGCATCCGCCCTGAGCTCCAAGCTGTTGGAAACACCCCGTGAAGCCTTCGCCGACCCACCGGACTCTCCGTGCAAGCCTGGCTCGCCACCGGGCTCGCCCGATGATCCGGCGGCCCCGGAGACCGCGGCAGCTCCTGTCGAGACGGACGAGACGAAGGGCGCCGGAACCGCGGAGTCGGCTGCCGGCCAGGCGTTGCATAAGGCATTGGAGGAAGCCCGCTGCGAACCTGGAAGTCCGCTGGCGTCCTGGGTCCGCCTGGCGGGCAAGGAGGGCGCCGGATTCCGCCAGGAATGGGCCGCTTTGAGAGAGGAGTGGGACACCAGGATCCGCAGCGGAGAAACCTTCAATCGGGAACACTTCCAGGTCCGGTGGGATCTGTCCGGCCCCGACTATGGCGAGTGGATCGGACACGGCGCCGGACTTCCCGCGGAACCGTCCCGGCCAGGCGAGTTCTCGGTGGCCGCCGACGGCAAACGGGTCCTCAACGGAATCTATCCCGGGGGGGTCTACACCCATCTCGTTTCAGACAAGCACAACGGGGTGATCCAGTCGCCCCGCTTTACCATCGACACCAATTTCATCAGTCTCAGCGTCCTCGGGTCGGACTACAGCTTCGCCCAGTTGATCGTGGAGAACTATGCGGTTCCTCGAGGCCTCATCTTCCATATGCGGCACGTCCCCAAAACGGACCGCATGGAATGGGTTCAATGGGACGTGGCGTACTGGAAGGGATTCACCGCGTACATCGAGCTGGCCACCCGGGACGATGTCACGAAGATCTACTTCGACTCCAAGAAGTTCAAAACCCAGCCGGAAGAGCGGACGGATGGGCGTTCCGCCATCGGAGCCAGCCGTATCCTGTTCCACGAGACGAAGGAGACGCCCAGAGAAACGCGTCCTCCCCTGCTCTATCTGCTCCGTGGCACGGCGCCCCGCTCACCCGAAGATCTGGCCCGGCGAACGGGCCGCCGCCTGGTGGAGGCCATCGAAGCCTGGAGGGACGGCGGAGCATCCGAGCTTCAGGCCGCGTATCTGGACGCGTTCGTTCGAGCGGATCTTTTGCCCCGTTCCCGGGAACGGCTCCCGTCCGTGGACGCGCTCCTGACCCAGTACCGTGAATTCGAAGCCCAAGTGCCGGTTCCCCGGCGCGCTCCCTCCGTTCTTGAAGAGGCGGCGCCGGATCATCCATTCCTGGTCCGCGGGGACCAGGACGCTCGCGGCGCACCCGTGCCCCGGCGATACCTGGCGGCTTTGGAGAGCGTTCCCTACGCCGACCCCGGCCGGGTGCGCCTGGGACTGGCCCGGGACCTTGCCTCACGCGACAACCCGCTGACGGCCCGGGTGATGGTCAACCGCATCTGGCGGTACCTGTTCGGATACGGAATCGTCCGCACCACGGACAACTTCGGAAAGTTGGGCGACCCGCCCACTCATCCGGAACTCCTGGACCATCTGGCCGCCCGGTTCGTGGAGGAGGGGTATTCCATCAAAAGCATGGTGCGCCGGCTGGCCACGTCCCGGACCTACCGCATGAGCAGCGGGGCATCCGCCCATTCCCTCAGGGAGGATCCGGCCAATCGGCTCCACCAGCACGCCAACCTGAGACGACTGGACGCCGGGGAGATCCGCGACGCCATGCTGCGCGTCTCCGGAAGCCTGGATCCGAAGCCGTACGGACCCTCCATTCCCGTCTACCATGAGATCGGGAAGCTCAAGAGCAAGGGGTTCGTGCCGCCCGGGCCCTTGGATGGCGCCGGGAGACGCAGCATCTACCAGGAGATCAGGCGCAACGCCTACAACCCCTTTCTGGAGGCGTTCGGCCTGCCCAAGCCTGCCAGCACTCTAGGGACACGGGACCAGACCAACGTCCCGGCTCAATCCCTGACGCTGCTCAACAGCCCCTTCGCCTGGCACCAGGCGGAGGCGTGGGGCAAGCACCTGGCCGCCGGGGAGGGCAACACGGCCACCTCCCGCATCCACCACATGTTCTTCAAGGCCCTGGGCCGGGAACCCTCCGCTCTCGAGGCGGCCCGAGCCGAGGAGTATCTCTCCTCGCTGATCGCCGAGCGGAAGACGCGCAAGCATCTGATCCTCACCGACCAGCGGATCTGGACCGACCTCGCCCATGCCCTCTTCAACTTGAAGAATTTCATTTATGTCCAGTAG
- a CDS encoding carboxypeptidase-like regulatory domain-containing protein translates to MTPHVELRGRVVDHRSRGIAGATVWLQEETPGRFTKKSMVRSDQSGRFLMSKPPVSGTFFAEAAHPEYELAARVPVTLPQDEEVVITMHRVPDAQLGSVSGHVWDADGNPIHGATVGLSDFEPNSQLPHRLGESSTDLTGEFFFSRVRWGKYRISAEADGFASGIGAKTLTVEPGRNNEVDLILVGQSTVQGVVLNDEGLSVAAAQVFVRFEQGTGLGALTSSDGTFKFPDVPPGKHRILVAHREYVTHESSFVAPASQLVTISLQPGLSLSGYVMNQDNEPVREFSLRLSPAGRQHEDHPFLFDPMSADVSPTDGHFRVSGLEAQTYILSLSLPNAESMGTRLELLESTSVTIVLNPADSNSPIQIRKSW, encoded by the coding sequence ATGACACCTCACGTGGAACTTCGGGGCAGAGTCGTAGACCATCGCTCCCGAGGGATCGCTGGAGCGACCGTCTGGCTCCAAGAAGAAACCCCAGGGCGATTCACCAAGAAGTCAATGGTCCGGAGTGACCAATCAGGCCGATTCCTGATGTCCAAACCGCCTGTTTCCGGAACTTTCTTCGCCGAGGCGGCGCATCCTGAGTATGAACTTGCTGCTCGCGTTCCTGTGACCTTGCCCCAGGATGAGGAGGTGGTCATTACGATGCATCGAGTGCCGGATGCGCAATTGGGCTCCGTATCCGGTCACGTGTGGGACGCGGACGGAAATCCCATTCACGGAGCGACCGTCGGTCTCAGCGACTTCGAGCCAAATAGTCAACTTCCCCACCGTCTTGGAGAGTCGTCGACCGACCTGACGGGAGAATTCTTCTTTTCCAGAGTGCGTTGGGGTAAATATCGGATTTCCGCTGAAGCTGATGGATTTGCTTCCGGCATTGGAGCCAAGACCCTGACGGTTGAGCCAGGCAGGAACAATGAAGTCGATTTGATCCTGGTCGGGCAATCGACGGTCCAAGGCGTCGTTCTCAACGATGAGGGTCTGTCTGTGGCTGCCGCACAGGTCTTCGTCAGGTTCGAACAGGGTACAGGACTCGGTGCTCTTACCTCATCGGACGGCACTTTCAAGTTTCCAGACGTTCCTCCGGGAAAACACCGGATACTGGTCGCTCACCGCGAGTATGTTACCCATGAATCCTCCTTCGTTGCTCCTGCGAGTCAACTCGTCACGATTTCGCTGCAGCCCGGACTTTCGTTGTCCGGTTACGTCATGAACCAGGATAATGAACCGGTACGAGAATTCTCTCTTCGATTGTCTCCAGCCGGTCGCCAACACGAGGACCACCCCTTCCTATTCGATCCAATGTCCGCAGATGTCTCCCCAACGGACGGGCATTTCCGCGTCAGCGGACTGGAGGCTCAGACATATATTCTCTCTTTAAGTCTGCCGAACGCGGAAAGCATGGGAACTCGTCTCGAACTCCTGGAATCGACAAGCGTCACCATCGTCCTCAACCCGGCAGATTCGAACTCACCAATTCAGATCCGCAAGTCCTGGTAG